One segment of Castanea sativa cultivar Marrone di Chiusa Pesio chromosome 3, ASM4071231v1 DNA contains the following:
- the LOC142628862 gene encoding uncharacterized protein LOC142628862, whose product MDRALATPEWISLFPLAKLYHLSSSVLDHAPIVLRMLPKPRGRKQKKPFRFESMWLKDQRCEQVVIDAWHRGLISAEGNVMQNCLEQCRSSLEDWNKKVFGHVGKKVAELQNKVEWLELQPSSTEINQALRSTRFELNSWLDKEDAMWRQRSRLNWFQARDRNT is encoded by the coding sequence ATGGATAGAGCGCTAGCAACCCCCGAGTGGATTAGCCTGTTTCCTTTGGCAAAGCTTTACCACTTATCATCATCAGTCTTAGACCATGCTCCCATTGTGCTACGAATGCTACCAAAACCAAGGGGGAGGAAACAGAAGAAACCATTCCGGTTCGAATCGATGTGGTTGAAAGACCAACGTTGTGAGCAGGTGGTGATTGATGCTTGGCATAGAGGGTTGATTTCAGCCGAAGGTAATGTTATGCAGAACTGCTTGGAACAATGTAGGTCTAGCTTGGAGGATTGGAACAAAAAAGTATTTGGTCATGTGGGTAAAAAGGTGGCTGAGCTTCAAAATAAAGTAGAGTGGCTTGAGCTTCAACCATCATCAACTGAGATTAACCAAGCCTTGAGAAGTACGCGGTTTGAGTTGAATAGTTGGCTTGATAAGGAGGACGCAATGTGGAGACAACGATCAAGGTTAAACTGGTTCCAAGCTCGGGATAGGAATACATGA
- the LOC142627790 gene encoding xyloglucan endotransglucosylase protein 34, with protein MASFVWTLLLGFLFMVSGAMGAPPRKPVDVPFGRNYMPTWAFDHIKYFNGGSEIQLHLDKYTGTGFQSKGSYLFGHFSMQIKLVPEDSAGTVTAFYLSSQNSEHDEIDFEFLGNRTGQPYILQTNVFTGGKGDREQRIYLWFDPTKAYHSYSVLWNLYQIVFFVDDIPIRVFKNCKDLGVKFPFNQPMKIYSSLWNADDWATRGGLEKTDWSKAPFIATYKSFHIDGCEASVEAKFCATQGKRWWDQKEFQDLDFYQYRRLQWVRTKYTIYNYCTDRVRYPSISPECKRDRDI; from the exons ATGGCTTCTTTTGTGTGGACTCTGTTACTGGGTTTCCTATTTATGGTCTCCGGAGCCATGGGAGCTCCTCCACGGAAGCCTGTAGATGTCCCATTTGGCAGAAACTATATGCCCACTTGGGCTTTTGATCACATTAAGTACTTCAATGGAGGCTCTGAGATTCAGCTCCACCTAGACAAGTACACTG GTACTGGTTTCCAATCCAAAGGTTCTTACTTGTTTGGTCACTTCAGTATGCAAATAAAGTTGGTTCCGGAAGATTCTGCTGGAACCGTTACTGCCTTCTAT CTATCATCTCAAAACTCGGAGCATGATGAAATAGATTTTGAGTTCTTGGGGAACAGGACAGGACAGCCCTACATTTTACAGACAAATGTGTTCACAGGAGGGAAGGGAGACAGAGAACAAAGGATTTATCTTTGGTTTGACCCAACCAAGGCCTACCACTCTTACTCAGTTCTCTGGAATCTGTATCAGATTGT ATTCTTTGTGGATGACATCCCAATAAGAGTGTTCAAAAACTGCAAAGATTTGGGAGTGAAATTCCCATTCAACCAACCCATGAAGATCTACTCGAGCCTCTGGAACGCAGATGATTGGGCCACGAGAGGTGGGCTCGAGAAGACTGACTGGTCTAAGGCCCCATTTATCGCTACCTACAAGAGCTTCCATATTGATGGTTGTGAGGCCTCTGTGGAAGCCAAGTTTTGTGCTACCCAAGGCAAGAGATGGTGGGACCAGAAAGAGTTCCAAGACCTTGACTTTTATCAGTATAGGCGTCTCCAATGGGTCCGAACCAAATACACCATCTACAACTATTGCACTGACAGAGTCAGATACCCTTCAATCTCACCTGAGTgcaagagagacagagacataTGA